The genomic stretch TGGGCGGCGAGGTCGCTGACGAGCAGCAGGAGCGCGCCGGTCAGGCCGGCGGTGACCAGCCCGGCCCCGACCGCGCCCGTGAGCCGTCGCGCCACCTGCGGGGCGGCGAGGGCGACGAAGGCGATGGGACCGGCGGCCATGGCGGCCAGGGCCGTCAGCGCGGTCGCCAGGACGAGGACGAGCGCCCGGGTGCGGCCGACGTCGACGCCGAGGGCCCGGGCCGCGTCGTCGCCGAGGTCGAGCAGGGTCAGCGAGCGGCCCGCCACGAGCAGCACGGGCAGCAGGACCGCCAGGCCGATCCCCAGGGGCGTCGCCTGCTCCCAGCCCCGCCCGTTGAGCGAACCCGTGATCCACAGCTGGGCGGACTGGGCGTCCTCCACGCGCGAGCGGGTGAGCAGGTAGCTGTTGCCCGCCTGCAGGACGGCCGAGGCGCCGATGCCGACGAGGATCAGCCGGTAGCCCTGCACGCCGCCGCGACTGGACAGCAGGTAGACGAGGGCCGCGGTGACGCCGCCGCCGACCAGCGCCCCGAAGGACACGGCCCAGCCGCCGAGCTGCAGGACGAGCAGGACCACGAGCGCGCCCGTGACGGCCCCGGAGGTGAACCCGATGACGTCGGGCGAGCCCAGCGGGTTGCGCGTCACGAGCTGGAAGACGGCCCCGGCGACGCCGAGCGCGGCCCCGACGAGCAGGCCCGTCACGACGCGGGGCAGACGCAGGCCCAGGACGATGAACTCGTCCGCCCGCTCGCCCCGGCCGAGGAGCGTGCGCAGGACGTCGGGGACGGAGATCGGGTAGTCGCCCGTGGTGAGGCTGACGGACACGACGGCCGCCAGCAGCAGGAGGAGCACGACGCAGACCGTCAGCGTGCGGCCCTCGACCCGCACGGACAGCGCGCGCCCGGCCCGGACGGTGCGTCCGGCACGCGCCCCGTCGGCCACGCGCGGGCGGGGGACGGCCCCGTCGAAGCTCGCGGCGCTCACAGCTGGGCCAGCCGGCGACGACGGACGAGGGCGATGAGGACTGGAGCCCCCAGGATCGCGGTGACGATGCTGACCTCCAGCTCACCGGGGCGGACGACGACGCGCCCCAGGACGTCTCCGAACAGCAGCAGGGCGGGGGAGACGAGGCAGGACAGGGGCAGGACCCAGCGCTGGTCCGGGCCGGTGAGGGCGCGGACCAGGTGCGGCACGGCCAGCCCGACGAACGCGATGGGGCCGGCGGCCGCCGTCGCGGCGCCGCACAGCAGCGTGACCGCGACGGCCGTCAGGACGCGCGTGCGGCCGACGTGCGCGCCCAGGGCCCGGCCGGAGTCCTCGCCGAGCGCGAGGGCGTTGAGGGAGCGG from Kineococcus endophyticus encodes the following:
- a CDS encoding FecCD family ABC transporter permease; the protein is MSAASFDGAVPRPRVADGARAGRTVRAGRALSVRVEGRTLTVCVVLLLLLAAVVSVSLTTGDYPISVPDVLRTLLGRGERADEFIVLGLRLPRVVTGLLVGAALGVAGAVFQLVTRNPLGSPDVIGFTSGAVTGALVVLLVLQLGGWAVSFGALVGGGVTAALVYLLSSRGGVQGYRLILVGIGASAVLQAGNSYLLTRSRVEDAQSAQLWITGSLNGRGWEQATPLGIGLAVLLPVLLVAGRSLTLLDLGDDAARALGVDVGRTRALVLVLATALTALAAMAAGPIAFVALAAPQVARRLTGAVGAGLVTAGLTGALLLLVSDLAAQRVFAPTQLPVGVVTGAVGGLYLAWLLVSQWRRGRG